In the Chelonoidis abingdonii isolate Lonesome George chromosome 13, CheloAbing_2.0, whole genome shotgun sequence genome, one interval contains:
- the TSPAN10 gene encoding tetraspanin-10, with protein sequence MASGHGPASTGEKLFLIVTPFAARFSFKKVKVEEGERSPLLPQTHRLGKLLSSPNLPGPLFSAAGDPDAGLPEKHPGKWDLLLPPSHSLDFCSYCIKYLTFLWNLLFSVLGLLILAFGIWGLLAKESLVSERIAHLGSDPMLFFVLVGLGVSTVSLAGCMGALYENTCLLKFFTGGVITFVILEILGGLVLYSLRHQLKGSLQNTMLGAVLRYQDDPDLRFIMDEIQMGLQCCGAESYQDWQMNMYFNCSSPGVQACGVPASCCLNPLENGTITNSQCGFRVLGMEEFEAQNIISLGGCVPQLSRWLHGHRGMLSIYFVFLILVEVGGFLLATKLLADLAFVRAQGRRQPGPW encoded by the exons ATGGCATCTGGACATGGCCCAGCAAGCACAGGAGAGAAGCTCTTCCTGATTGTCACTCCCTTTGCTGCACGGTTTTCCTTCAAGAAAGTGAAGGTGGAAGAAGGTGAGAGGAGCCCGTTGTTACCACAG ACACACAGACTGGGCAAGCTGCTTTCTTCACCCAACCTCCCTGGCCCCCTGTTCTCTGCCGCTGGAGACCCAGACGCTGGATTGCCAGAGAAGCACCCAGGAAAATGGGATCTTCTACTgcctcccagccacagcctggaTTTCTGCAGCTATTGCATTAAGTACTTGACCTTCCTCTGGAACCTCTTGTTCTCTGTGCTGGGCTTGCTGATCTTGGCCTTTGGGATCTGGGGGCTCCTGGCCAAGGAGTCCCTGGTAAGTGAGCGTATAGCCCACCTGGGCTCTGACCCCATGCTCTTCTTTGTCCTGGTGGGTCTGGGCGTCAGCACCGTCTCTCTAGCAGGCTGCATGGGAGCGCTCTACGAAAACACCTGCCTGCTGAAGTTCTTTACTGGGGGAGTCATCACTTTTGTCATCTTGGAGATTCTAGGTGGGCTTGTCCTGTATTCTCTGAGACACCAGCTCAAGGGCTCCCTGCAGAACACCATGCTGGGGGCTGTCCTAAGGTATCAGGATGACCCAGATCTGAGATTCATCATGGACGAAATTCAGATGGGCTTGCAGTGCTGTGGCGCAGAGTCCTACCAGGACTGGCAAATGAACAT GTATTTTAACTGCAGCTCCCCCGGTGTGCAAGCCTGCGGCGTTCCCGCTTCCTGCTGTCTGAATCCCCTGGAGAATGGCACCATCACAAACTCCCAGTGTGGCTTCAGAGTCCTTGGCATGGAGGAGTTTGAAGCTCAAAATATCATTTCCCTCGGCGGTTGCGTGCCCCAGCTGAGCCGGTGGCTTCATGGCCACAGGGGGATGCTGAGCATCTACTTTGTGTTTCTGATCCTGGTTGAAGTCGGAGGCTTCTTATTGGCAACCAAGTTACTGGCAGACCTGGCATTTGTCAGAGCACAAGGGCGGCGGCAGCCAGGGCCTTGGTGA
- the PDE6G gene encoding retinal rod rhodopsin-sensitive cGMP 3',5'-cyclic phosphodiesterase subunit gamma, whose protein sequence is MSLEPPKLEIKSATRVTGGPATPRKGPPKFKQRQTRQFKSKPPKKGTQGFGDDIPGMEGLGTDITVICPWEAFSHLELHELAQYGII, encoded by the exons ATGAGCCTGGAGCCCCCCAAGCTGGAGATCAAGTCAGCCACCAGGGTGACTGGAGGGCCAGCCACCCCCAGGAAAGGGCCCCCCAAATTCAAACAGAGGCAAACCAGGCAGTTCAAGAGCAAGCCACCCAAGAAGGGGACCCAAGG GTTCGGTGATGACATTcctggcatggaggggctggGAACAG ACATCACCGTGATTTGCCCCTGGGAAGCTTTCAGTCACCTGGAACTCCACGAGCTGGCGCAGTACGGCATCATCTAG